One Acropora palmata chromosome 2, jaAcrPala1.3, whole genome shotgun sequence genomic window carries:
- the LOC141869372 gene encoding adenosine receptor A2b-like, producing MSLFSNQSISSFCGPSSTLYYNTNRDFSKAFYIFACGINMIISISSTLGNILVLCAIRKCQSLHSPSKTLLFSLAMTDLFVGIAVLPLFIAYHMTIILEMLNYYCVIAVTYVTLSSFLSSVSLVTIVTISVERYMAFRLRLRYRAAVTLKCVVSTLVAEWIAAALWSGLRLYSDTAGAISGAVSVLGCCIVAPACYFVIRRGIRGHVTQIRRRQNHGCAAITNNFDLPQYRETLRNMMWISGLLVACYMPYLSALFATLILGRTNSTRFAVNFSTIAVYLNSSLNPLLYCWRIKDLIDRVMEECHRICNCLFHLIRSPTQNEISGNIAASIPRPFQQQGRGKEDV from the coding sequence ATGTCgttattttcaaatcaatcaatttcatcattttgcgGTCCTAGCAGCACTTTGTACTACAACACAAACCGGGACTTCTCAAAAGCATTCTATATCTTTGCCTGTGGTATCAACATGATTATTTCCATTTCATCAACTCTGGGTAACATACTTGTTCTTTGTGCCATTCGAAAATGCCAATCTCTGCATTCACCGTCGAAAACTCTTCTTTTCAGTTTGGCAATGACAGATCTATTTGTTGGGATTGCAGTTCTTCCCCTCTTCATAGCTTATCACATGACAATCATTTTGGAAATGTTAAATTATTACTGTGTGATAGCTGTGACCTATGTGACGCTATCAAGCTTTCTTTCCTCTGTATCGTTAGTTACTATCGTCACAATATCTGTCGAAAGATATATGGCGTTTCGCCTTCGATTGAGGTACCGTGCAGCTGTAACACTTAAATGTGTTGTTTCCACCTTGGTCGCGGAGTGGATAGCTGCCGCTCTATGGTCTGGCTTGCGATTATATAGCGACACAGCTGGCGCGATTTCTGGCGCGGTATCTGTGCTCGGTTGCTGTATAGTAGCACCTGCATGTTACTTCGTCATTCGTCGAGGTATTCGAGGTCATGTTACACAAATACGGCGACGGCAAAATCATGGATGCGCCGCAATCACAAACAACTTCGATTTACCACAATACAGGGAAACTCTTCGCAACATGATGTGGATATCTGGACTTCTCGTCGCTTGCTACATGCCTTACTTATCGGCACTGTTTGCAACCCTAATCCTTGGGCGAACAAACTCCACTCGCTTTGCAGTGAATTTCAGTACCATCGCGGTTTATTTGAATTCTTCATTAAATCCACTTCTTTATTGCTGGAGAATCAAAGATTTAATAGATAGAGTTATGGAAGAATGTCATAGAATTTGTAACTGCCTGTTTCATTTGATTAGATCGCCAACCCAGAACGAAATATCTGGCAACATTGCAGCCTCAATTCCAAGACCTTTCCAACAGCAAGGTCGTGGGAAAGAAGATGTCTGA
- the LOC141874334 gene encoding histamine H2 receptor-like: MSISSDESISSFCGPSSTSYYNATQHFSKAFYVFACGINTIISISSTLGNILVLCAIRKCQSLHSPSKALLFSLAMTDLFVGIVVLPLFIAYHLTIILEMLNYYCVIAVSYTTTSRFVSSISLLTVVTISVERYIAFRLRLRYRAAVTFQRVVSILVSEWIIAALWSGLWFWSVAASVISGTVSLISCCLVALVCYFAIRRGIRGHVIQIRQQQNHGRTTIANNIDLPHYRKILRNMMWISGLLIACYMPFLLALFAMSILGRTDSTRFAVNFSGIALYLNSSLNPILYCWRIKDLRDRVMENCSRICNCLFRLNRSLTQNEITGNTTVLQLQRPGPGNEDI; the protein is encoded by the coding sequence ATGTCGATATCATCAGATGAAtcaatttcatcattttgcgGTCCTAGCAGCACTTCGTACTACAACGCAACCCAGCACTTCTCAAAGGCATTCTACGTCTTTGCCTGTGGTATCAACACGATTATTTCCATTTCATCAACTCTGGGTAACATACTTGTTCTTTGTGCCATTCGAAAATGCCAATCTCTGCATTCACCGTCGAAAGCTCTTCTTTTCAGTTTGGCAATGACAGATCTATTTGTTGGGATTGTTGTTCTTCCCCTCTTCATAGCTTATCACTTGACAATCATTTTGGAAATGTTAAATTATTACTGCGTGATAGCTGTGTCCTATACGACGACATCAAGGTTTGTCTCCTCCATATCGTTGCTTACTGTCGTCACAATTTCTGTCGAAAGATATATAGCATTTCGCCTTCGATTGAGGTATCGTGCAGCTGTAACATTTCAACGTGTTGTTTCCATCTTGGTTTCGGAGTGGATCATTGCCGCTCTATGGTCTGGCTTGTGGTTTTGGAGTGTAGCAGCAAGCGTGATTTCTGGCACAGTATCTTTGATCAGTTGTTGTCTAGTAGCACTTGTATGTTACTTCGCCATTCGTCGAGGTATTCGAGGTCATGTTATACAAATACGGCAACAGCAAAATCATGGACGCACCACAATCGCAAATAACATCGATTTACCACACTACAGGAAAATTCTTCGCAACATGATGTGGATATCTGGACTTCTCATTGCTTGCTACATGCCGTTCTTATTGGCACTGTTTGCAATGTCAATCCTTGGGCGGACGGACTCTACCCGCTTTGCCGTAAATTTCAGTGGAATCGCGCTTTATTTGAATTCTTCATTAAATCCAATTCTTTATTGCTGGAGAATCAAAGATTTAAGAGATAGAGTCATGGAAAACTGTAGCAGAATTTGTAACTGTCTGTTTCGTTTAAATAGATCACTAACCCAGAACGAAATAACTGGCAACACGACAGTCTTACAGCTCCAAAGGCCAGGTCCTGGGAACGAAGATATCTGA